GACCACGTCTGCCTCTCGATCCGCTGCGACGATCTGGGGAAGGTGGTGGACGCCCTCCGTACCCGCGGCGTCAACGTGGAAGGCGAGATCGTCGAGCGCCGCGGTGCCTTCGGCCAGGGCGCCTCTATCTACCTCCGCGACCCCGACGGCTACCGGGTCGAGCTGAAGCCCCGGTAGGAGTACAGAAGAGGAGGGGGCCATGTTTCCTCAGATCAAGGGTCAGGTCACGCGGCAGGCGCACGTGGGGATCCCGCAGGGAACCTATGAGGAGG
The genomic region above belongs to Candidatus Rokuibacteriota bacterium and contains:
- a CDS encoding VOC family protein; this translates as DHVCLSIRCDDLGKVVDALRTRGVNVEGEIVERRGAFGQGASIYLRDPDGYRVELKPR